Genomic window (Lewinellaceae bacterium):
TGCCGGAGGACGAACGCTTCTCCACCAACGCCAGGCGGGTAAAGAACCGGGAAGCCCTTAACGCCGTCCTGAGCAGCAGTTTCCTCAAATATACACGGCAGGAGGCCCTCGATATCCTTCTGGAAGCCAAGGTGCCTGTGGGCTGCATCCGCAATATGGAGGAAGTCTTCGAGCAGCCCCGCGCCCGGGCTATGGTCCTGGAAGAACTGCTGCCGGGAGGGGAACGGACGAAGAGAGTGAAGACCGTAGCTTTTCAGGCAAGAGGGCTCAATCCAGACACTGAATTTGATTGATAAAGAACCCCATCTCAAAAATCTCATACTCCTCGTAGCCGCTGCTCCAGGAAACGATGACCGAATCGGCCTCGCTTTGCCGGACGATGTTGAGCTGGCCCTGGCTGATGGGGTAGTGGACGAGGTAGGACAGCAGGCCCGTCTCGGTGTTGTAGGTGCCCTTGTCCATTTTTCCGGAAAACAGGGTAATGAACTGGCCGTTCAGCAATTTGATCATGAGGTAACTGCCCTTTTCAATAAAACCGTAGGCCTCGCGGGCATTGGGGTAAGCAAAGGTGAATTCCAGCGTGAGGTAACGAAATCCGCCCAGTTGGGTGAAATACCCTTCGCAGGTGAGGTATTCCTGGTTTTTGAGCACGGACCGGAGGCGGTCGTCGGTATGGGTGAAGAGCAGTTGTTTCTGCAGGTCCCGGCGAAAGCGCCCCTGGTTGTCTTTTCCTTCATAGGCAAACTGGCAGGCAGGCGGCGGCGGGTTGATGATCACATTGTCAGTGGAAGTGAAGGGGTTGTAATTGTCGTCTAATAGCAGGTGTTCATAGGAAGCGCCGGCGGTTACCTTCAGATTTTCGTACTGTTTGGCCTGTTGTTTTTTGAGTTCCTGTTGTTTGGCGTAATCTTCCACGTAATTTCCCCGCCGGGTGATGGATTCGGCACGGCTTGCCTCCGAGAGGGCCATCTGGGCCTCCCGGGCGGCTTCCGCCTCCGCCAGCCTCGCCGATTCCAGCCTTGTTGCCAGTTGCCCGGTGGCGGCGCTTCCGGGGTTGCTCTGCCGCGCCCGGCGGTATTCTTCCTCCAGCCTTGCCCGCTGGCGGCTGGCCTCATCGGCGCGGTCCTGAGCGATGTGGGCAGCATCCCGGGCAATCTGCGATTTGCGGTCGGCGATCCGCCGAAGGTCCTCTTCGGTGACGGGAATGCTTCCTTCCAGCGGGGCGATCCGGATGTCGGAAACCGGATACTTCCCTTCGGCTTGTGCCGGCGCCTGCCCTTCAGCAGCGCCGGAGAATTCGGAAAACACCTGGGTGGCGCCGTCCGGAAAAACAATGATGGTTTCTCCTTTTTCATTGGTGCGCATAACGGGCTGCGCGGCCAGCGGCGCCAATACGCCTCCCATAATAACGGCCAGAAGCCCAAAAAAAAGCCTAAATTGCATGGTTCGTAATGGTTTTGGGAAATTACCCTATTTTTAGTGCCGGATAAACGCTGTAGTTTTCCTGCATATTTATACGTTAAGGCAGGGCATTTGGTTGCAAACATCAAACGGCCTCGCCGAATTAAAACCAAACGAATAATGAGAAAAACCGTATGGGCCATTTTACTGCTAAGCCTGTTCTCCTGTGAGACGGACCCCAGGGAAGGCGAAACAGGCATTTTACCCGAATTTAAGGATATCCAGGTCCAGTACCCCGATACCTACCGCGACACCACCGTGGTGGACGACTATTTTGGCATGAAGGTAGCCGACCCCTACCGCTGGCTGGAGGAGGAAGATTCGCCTTCCACCCGCCGGTGGGTCGGCCAGGAGCAATCGCTTACCAACAACTACCTGAAATACATTCCCTATAGGGATGCCATTCGGCAGCGGCTCACCCGGCTGTGGAATTATGAGCGCTACGCTCCTCCCGTAAAAAGAGGGGATTATTACTACCTCTTTAAAAACGACGGGTTGCAAAACCAGGACATCCTCTTTCGGATGGCCAGGCTGGACAGCCCGCTGGAGGTTGTGCTCGACCCCAACCGCTTCTCCAGTGACGGCACTGTTTCCCTGGGAGAATACGCTTTTTCGCAGGACGGATCCATGCTCGCCTACCAGGTGTCCGAAGCGGGTTCCGACTGGCGGTCCATCCTGATCCGCGACCTGAGCGCCGGCCGCAACCTCCAGGACACCGTGCACTGGGTAAAATTTTCGGAGATCGCCTGGTTCCGCGACGGCTTTTTTTACTCCCGCTATCCGGAACCCCGCCCGGGAGAAGCCCTCACCGGCTCCAACGAGTTCCATCAGGTTTATTATCACAAGGTGGGCACGCCGCAGTCGGAAGACGTACTTGCCTTTGCCGACCGCCGCAACCCGAAGCGAAACGTTAACGCTACCACCACCGACGACGAGCGCTTCCTGGCGCTCAGCGTGATGGAATCGACCAGCGGCAACGCGCTTTACTTCCGGGACCTTCGCACAGACGACCTGTCCTTCATCCCGATTGTCGAAAATTTCGACAACGATTTTGAAGTGGTCGGCAGCGATGAGAACAACCTCTATGTGCTCACCAACTACAAAGCCTCCAATCAGCGCCTGCTGCGGATCAATACCCGCGAACCCGGCGCCCGTTACTGGCAGGAGGTCATCCCCGCTTCCGGCGATGTGCTGCAGGAGGTTTATTTCTTCGGAGGCAAACTCATCGCCCATTACCTGCACGACGCTTACAGCCAGCTGAAAGTGTTTTCGACGGAAGGCCAGGAGGAAAAAACCATTGAGCTGCCCGGCATCGGCGCCGTCCTCAGCGTCGCCGGCCGCAAAGACAGCCCCGAGGTTTTTTACGAGTTCTCCTCCCTCATTCAACCCGGCACGATCTACCGGCTCGACCTGGATACTTATGCCCAGTCGGTGTATAAACAACCCGGATCGGATTTTGACACCGACGCCTATGAGGTCCGGCAGGTGCGGTATCAAAGTTATGACGGAACGGAAATACCCATGTTTATCGTGCACCGCAAGGGGCTCAAGCCCGGCGGCGCCCATCCTACTTTGCTGTATGGATATGGCGGGTTCAACATCCCCGTCCTGCCTGTTTTCAACCGCACCCGGTACATGCTGTTCCCGGTGGTGCTGGAAAACGGCGGGGTGTGCGCCATAGCCAGTATCCGCGGGGGTGGAGAGTTCGGAGCAGCCTGGCACGAGGCGGGAACCAAACACCGCAAGCAGAATGTCTTCGACGACTTTCAGGCGGCGGCGGAATACCTCATTGCCAACCAGTATACCAACCCCTCCAAGCTGGCGATCCACGGCGCATCCAACGGCGGATTGCTGGTGGGCGCCTGCCTGGTGCAGCGCCCCGACCTCTACGCCGTAGCCCTGCCGGCGGTGGGCGTAATGGATATGCTGCGCTATCAGAAATTCACCATCGGATGGGCATGGGCCGATGACTATGGCCTGAGCGACAACAAAGAGGACTTCGACTACCTCTTCGCGTACTCTCCTTTGCACAACATTGCCCGGGAAAAGTATCCGGCCACCATGATCACTACTGCCGACCACGACGACCGGGTGGTGCCGGCTCATTCTTTTAAATTCGGGGCTACGCTACAGGCCCGGCAGGAGGGCGGCGCCCCCATTCTGATCCGGATCGAGACGAGCGCCGGGCATGGCGCCGGCAGCCCCACCTCGAAACGCATCGAGGCCGGAGCGGATATGCTGGCCTTTATGCTGTACAATATGAAGGAGGGTGTCATTTATTCCGCCGCTTCCGAGTGACGGGAAAAACAAGAATATTTCCCCCCGGCCGCCGGCCGGAATAACCATGGACTTGAACCTACATGTTGTATCTGTTTAATATAGGCTTTCTTCCCGTTCGCATCTGGGATGTCCTGGACATCCTGATCGTCGGTTACCTGATCTATCAGATCTACAAGCTGCTGAAAGGGAATATCGCCTTCAATATTTTTGTCGGGGTGATGACCCTCTACGTCGTGTGGTGGCTGGTCAATCAGCTGGACATGGACCTGCTCGCGGCCGTGCTGGACCAGTTCGTCAGCGTAGGGGTGATCATCATCATCATCATTTTCCAGCCGGAGGTCCGGCGGTTTTTGCTCTTCCTCGGCAACACGACGCTGCGGCAGCGCTCCAATTTCGTCGGGCGCATCATCGACCGCAACCTGGAGAATACCGAAGAGAAAGCCCGCCAAATCCGGGCGATGCGCTCCGCGCTGCTGCGGATGAGCAAGAAGAAGACCGGCGCCCTCATCGTGCTGGCCGGCAACCTGAGCCTCGACGGGCTGGTCAGCTCCGGCGTGGGGCTCGACGCGGAGATCAGCGAACCCATCCTGGAGAGCATTTTCAACAAGGAAAGCCCTCTGCACGACGGAGCGGTGCTTATCGCCAACGGCAAGCTGAAATCTGCCAGCTGCATCCTGCCGGTTTCCGAAAACCCCAACCTGCCCAAATCGGCGGGCCTGAGGCATCGCGCCGCCGTGGGCATCTCGGAACGGGCCAATGTGGCTGCTTTTGTCGTCTCCGAAGAAACCGGATACATCTCCTATGCAGTTGACGGGGAGCTGCGAAGGAAGGTCTCAGAGGATGCCCTGCAGGAGTTGCTCAATCAATATTTTTAGCGCAATACTATCCGTATCTATGAAACTTCAGCGCCTCCAGGAATTTGAGATTGAAGAGGCTACCGAATTGGCCATTGCCGGCCTGCTGGGCGATTGCTTCCCGGAGTATCCGCAGGGGCGTATCTATTTCAAACAGCTACCGGATTTCCGTTTCCTGTGCTGGGAAAACGAGTCGCTCATCGCCCACATGGCGGTGGAACACCGCATCATCGACAACGATGGCCAAGCCCTCCGCATTTTCGGCATAGCTGACCTCTGCGTGGCCGAAGCCTTCCAGCACCGCCGCCTGGCCAGCCGAATGATCTCTGAACTCGCCATCCTGGGCCTGCGCCACCGGATCGATTTCCTCCTGCTAATGGCAAAAGACCACGGGCTCTACGAGAGCAACGGATTCCAATTGGTGTCCAATACCTGCCAGTGGTTGATGATCAGCGAAAACCGCACCCTGGGCATTGCCCACCGCCGGGTCAGGTCGAGCCTCATGATCAAAGCCCTGGGCAAAAAAGAATGGAAGCCCGGGCTGGTGGACTTTCTGGGGCACGTGTTTTAATTTTCCGGGGCTGGCAAATTCAACAAATTTCGTACTTTAGCCATCCGCTAAAAAACTAAAACGATCAAATAAATACCAATACGAACATGCAACAAGTACAGGATTACATTCAGCAGAACAAGGAGCGTTATCTGGAAGAACTCTTTGGCCTGCTGCGCATCCCTTCCATTAGCGCCGACTCCGATTATAAAGAAGACGTCGTCAAAGCCGCCGAATTTGTGGCCGAAAGCCTGCGGCAGGCCGGCGCCGACAAAGTGGAAATCTGCACCACCCCCGGCAACCCCATTGTCTACGGCGAAAAGATCATCGGCCCCGATAAACCGACGGTGCTGGTCTACGGCCACTACGACGTGCAGCCGCCCGACCCGCTGGAGCTTTGGGAGTCCGGGCCCTTCGAGCCGGTCATCAAAAAGACGGAAGAGCATCCCGCCGGCGCCATTTACGCCCGCGGCTCCTGCGACGATAAGGGGCAATTCTTCATGCACATCAAAGCCTTCGAGGCCATGAACGCCAAAGGAGCCCTGACCTGCAACATGAAGTTCATGATCGAAGGCGAAGAGGAGGTAGGGTCCAGCCACCTGGGCACGTTCTGCCGGGAGAACGCCGGCAAACTAGCCTGCGACACCATCCTCATCTCCGATACTTCCATCATTGCCAACGACGTGCCGTCGATCACCGTCGGGCTGCGCGGGCTGAGTTACGTCGAGGTGGAAGTCACCGGCCCCAACCGCGACCTGCACTCCGGGGTGTACGGCGGCGCGGTGGCCAACCCCATTAACGTGCTCTGCGACATGATCGCCTCCCTGCAGGATGAGAACCGCCGCATTACCATACCTGGCTTTTATGATGATGTGGTAGCGCTGAGCGCCGCCGAACGGGCTAAGATGAATGAAGCCCCGTTCGACCTGGAGCATTATAAAAAAGACCTGGCTATTGGCGACATACAGGGCGAAACCGGGTTCACTACCCTGGAACGGGTCTCCATCCGCCCGACGCTGGACGTCAACGGCATCTGGGGGGGCTACATCGGCAAAGGGGCCAAGACCGTGCTGCCTTCCAAGGCTTCCGCCAAGATCAGCATGCGCCTGGTACCCAACCAGGATCCGGACAAGATCACCGAGCTCTTCACCCGGCATTTCGAAAGCATCGCCCCCCCCTCGGTTAAAGTTAAGGTGATACCCCATCACGGCGGCCAGCCGGCGGTGACGCCGACAGATACCCCGGAATATAAGGCGGCCTCGAAGGCTATGGAAAAGGCCTTTGGAAAAACGCCGATCCCCGCGCGCGAAGGCGGCAGCATTCCCATTGTAGCCCTGTTCGAGGAAGTGCTCGGCGCCAAGAGCATCCTTATGGGCTTCGGGCTGGACTCCGACGCCATCCACTCGCCAAACGAGCACTACGGGCTGTTTAATTTTTACAAAGGGATAGAAACGATTCCGTACTTTTATGATTATTATGCGAAAATGAAGTAAGGGGTGAGGAAATAAATAAGCTACTCAAAATGACGAAGGTATTTTTTCTTCGCGCATTTGACGCGCATAGTGGGGCTACGTAAGGAAAATGCAACGAAGCATAAAGGAAAAAGACCAAGTCAGATGGGTAGGTTATTTGTTACGTCACCCCTAAACAATTTTTAGGCAAAAAAACCGGCCACAACCGGCCGGTTTCCAAAAGAGCTTTGAGAGGCTATCTACATGCCAAAATTGAGGGCGTCCTTTGATACCCCCGAAATCTTTCATAGGAATTTAATTGCATTCGCGGGATTTGCACCTGCGATTGCCCCACCTTTCCTGTAAATCCCGTTTATCCCGTCATCCTGTCTACTGTTTCACCATAACCGCTACCTCGATATCCTCTCCATCACTGATTACAATCGAATAAAAACCGGCCGGCAGGCCTTTGAATTCCAGTACCACTTCATCCCCTTCCATCCGGCGACGGAACGGAACCGGTTCGCCGAGCAGGGTGAAAACGCCGATTTGCAGCTTTTCGGGCGCTGCCGCTGGCCGGATGCGGGTATAGTCGGTGAAGGGGTTGGGGAAAACTTTCCAAAGCCTGGGCAGGGAGGGCGCTTTCGTCCCGGTAGCCACAAATTCAAAGCATGTTTCAGAAGAACAGCCTTCGTTGCCGGTTACGGTGAGGCAATACAGGCCGGCACTGCCCGGCGATATAGCGAGGGTATTTTCCCCGGTGCTCCACAGGAAGGAATACTGCCCGGGATCAGCCAGCCCGGTGGCCGTGAGTTGGTTGTTTTGTTGCTCCACTTCGAAATCCGGCTGTGGCACGACTGCAACCTCAACGGAGGCAGTTGCCGGGCAGCCGTTCTCATCCCAGGCGGTGAGGCCATAGGTAGTAGTGGCGGAGGGTTGTACCGTGACCTGAGCAGCAGTTGCCCCGTTGCTCCACAAAAAGCTTTCGCCGGCGCTGGCGCTGAGGGTAGCCGATTGCCCGGCGCAAATGGCATCGTCGCTGCTGCTGGCCTGCAGGTTCAGGAGGGGTAGTTCGGAAGCTTCCAGGCTGGTGGATGCCGAACAGCCGTTGGCGTCGGTGACGGTAAGCGACCAGATGCCCGGGCTGTTGATAAAAACGGTGGGTGTTGCCTGCCCGTTGGACCACTGGTATTGCGCAAACCCGGACGGGGCGTTGACTTCCATGCCCTGGCCGTGGCAAAAGGATACGGCGTTGGTTCCGAAAGATACCTGGGGTGCGGGCCAAACCTGCACGGTGGCCTCTGCCATGGCCGGGCAGCCGTTCTGGTCCCGGGCGATGAGGAAGTAGGTGGTGGTGGCAGAGGGCTGCACGGTGATCTGAGGGCTGGTAGCCCCGTTGCTCCACTGGTAGCTCGAGGCGGGGCTGGCGCTCAGGGTAACCGGCTGCCCGGCGCAGGCGCCGGCTGCGCTGCTGCTGATCTGAAGGTCCAGGGGGGGCTGCTCGGCTGCATTCAGGCTGGCAGATGCAGTACAGCCGCTGGCGTTGGTGACGGTAAGGGACCATACCCCGGGGCTGTCGATCA
Coding sequences:
- a CDS encoding S9 family peptidase, which produces MRKTVWAILLLSLFSCETDPREGETGILPEFKDIQVQYPDTYRDTTVVDDYFGMKVADPYRWLEEEDSPSTRRWVGQEQSLTNNYLKYIPYRDAIRQRLTRLWNYERYAPPVKRGDYYYLFKNDGLQNQDILFRMARLDSPLEVVLDPNRFSSDGTVSLGEYAFSQDGSMLAYQVSEAGSDWRSILIRDLSAGRNLQDTVHWVKFSEIAWFRDGFFYSRYPEPRPGEALTGSNEFHQVYYHKVGTPQSEDVLAFADRRNPKRNVNATTTDDERFLALSVMESTSGNALYFRDLRTDDLSFIPIVENFDNDFEVVGSDENNLYVLTNYKASNQRLLRINTREPGARYWQEVIPASGDVLQEVYFFGGKLIAHYLHDAYSQLKVFSTEGQEEKTIELPGIGAVLSVAGRKDSPEVFYEFSSLIQPGTIYRLDLDTYAQSVYKQPGSDFDTDAYEVRQVRYQSYDGTEIPMFIVHRKGLKPGGAHPTLLYGYGGFNIPVLPVFNRTRYMLFPVVLENGGVCAIASIRGGGEFGAAWHEAGTKHRKQNVFDDFQAAAEYLIANQYTNPSKLAIHGASNGGLLVGACLVQRPDLYAVALPAVGVMDMLRYQKFTIGWAWADDYGLSDNKEDFDYLFAYSPLHNIAREKYPATMITTADHDDRVVPAHSFKFGATLQARQEGGAPILIRIETSAGHGAGSPTSKRIEAGADMLAFMLYNMKEGVIYSAASE
- a CDS encoding TIGR00159 family protein; this encodes MLYLFNIGFLPVRIWDVLDILIVGYLIYQIYKLLKGNIAFNIFVGVMTLYVVWWLVNQLDMDLLAAVLDQFVSVGVIIIIIIFQPEVRRFLLFLGNTTLRQRSNFVGRIIDRNLENTEEKARQIRAMRSALLRMSKKKTGALIVLAGNLSLDGLVSSGVGLDAEISEPILESIFNKESPLHDGAVLIANGKLKSASCILPVSENPNLPKSAGLRHRAAVGISERANVAAFVVSEETGYISYAVDGELRRKVSEDALQELLNQYF
- a CDS encoding GNAT family N-acetyltransferase, producing MKLQRLQEFEIEEATELAIAGLLGDCFPEYPQGRIYFKQLPDFRFLCWENESLIAHMAVEHRIIDNDGQALRIFGIADLCVAEAFQHRRLASRMISELAILGLRHRIDFLLLMAKDHGLYESNGFQLVSNTCQWLMISENRTLGIAHRRVRSSLMIKALGKKEWKPGLVDFLGHVF
- a CDS encoding dipeptidase is translated as MQQVQDYIQQNKERYLEELFGLLRIPSISADSDYKEDVVKAAEFVAESLRQAGADKVEICTTPGNPIVYGEKIIGPDKPTVLVYGHYDVQPPDPLELWESGPFEPVIKKTEEHPAGAIYARGSCDDKGQFFMHIKAFEAMNAKGALTCNMKFMIEGEEEVGSSHLGTFCRENAGKLACDTILISDTSIIANDVPSITVGLRGLSYVEVEVTGPNRDLHSGVYGGAVANPINVLCDMIASLQDENRRITIPGFYDDVVALSAAERAKMNEAPFDLEHYKKDLAIGDIQGETGFTTLERVSIRPTLDVNGIWGGYIGKGAKTVLPSKASAKISMRLVPNQDPDKITELFTRHFESIAPPSVKVKVIPHHGGQPAVTPTDTPEYKAASKAMEKAFGKTPIPAREGGSIPIVALFEEVLGAKSILMGFGLDSDAIHSPNEHYGLFNFYKGIETIPYFYDYYAKMK